A genome region from Chryseobacterium sp. G0186 includes the following:
- a CDS encoding ankyrin repeat domain-containing protein yields the protein MKNLIVLVSLFLGSLLYAQEKVTSIFDIARSGTVAEVKDLMKQNPDIINQTNEAGFSPLILACYRGNVDVAKYLIDHVKDVNYKSKEGTALAGLAVKYNKELVENLLKRNADPNIADDTGYTPLFWAVKFGNMELIQLLLQYKADRSKKDSMGMTPFEYALKTNNKEIINLLKN from the coding sequence ATGAAAAATTTAATTGTTTTAGTAAGCCTATTTCTGGGATCCTTACTCTATGCCCAGGAAAAAGTAACATCAATATTTGATATTGCCAGAAGCGGAACGGTAGCTGAAGTCAAGGATTTAATGAAGCAGAACCCGGATATTATTAACCAAACCAATGAAGCCGGTTTTTCACCCCTTATTTTAGCCTGCTACAGAGGAAATGTAGACGTTGCAAAATACCTGATTGATCATGTGAAAGATGTCAATTATAAAAGCAAAGAAGGAACCGCTTTGGCCGGGCTTGCTGTAAAGTATAATAAAGAGCTGGTTGAAAATTTATTAAAAAGAAATGCAGATCCAAACATTGCAGATGATACTGGGTATACCCCTTTATTCTGGGCTGTGAAATTTGGAAATATGGAACTTATACAGCTACTGCTTCAATATAAAGCAGATCGATCAAAAAAAGATTCAATGGGAATGACCCCCTTTGAATATGCATTGAAAACTAATAATAAGGAAATTATTAATCTCTTAAAAAATTGA